In Helianthus annuus cultivar XRQ/B chromosome 3, HanXRQr2.0-SUNRISE, whole genome shotgun sequence, a single window of DNA contains:
- the LOC110927865 gene encoding uncharacterized protein LOC110927865: protein MEGSKKGEGKKKMVGSGSKSKPQDKRGSGGSSVPFNPQLGFASHTQPPFYFNQPMHQPFGYDTQPTQNWMQYGPRMTQAGYYDYSQDAQNAFDPFAFQNPMSQTPTEDEEDDADEEFVPETQEHELHDIDEDVADDEDVADEPEKKAKAKRENWSPRQEEALAKAFVHCTLNKRKGNQQKKDSFWKKVLTHFNETVGGSNRTHHQVRSKWVTMQTKINTFNGLYHQADRLRPSGSDDAYVMKQALKDYKSKENIDFAHVAAWEVVRTSEKWSPVPLLNEESSGSGLKRKSSDSGNYARGSPNVEISSGFTIPDINEDPSPPPPRRQTRKEKKDKGPSSKNEDPRDITSKFEEYKAMKKEIMEIKRAREEKYMTLADEQREALRQSMYEKDFEWYNRPTDDLNPAMLEVALARKREIAKKYGWPCDF from the exons ATGGAAGGCTCAAAGAAGGGTGAAGGCAAGAAGAAAATGGTAGGATCCGGTTCAAAGTCGAAGCCTCAAGATAAACGTGGTTCGGGTGGTAGTAGTGTCCCGTTTAATCCGCAACTTGGGTTTGCGAGTCACACCCAACCTCCATTTTATTTTAACCAACCCATGCATCAACCTTTCGGTTATGATACCCAACCCACCCAAAATTGGATGCAATACGGTCCGAGGATGACTCAAGCCGGTTATTATGATTACTCCCAAGACGCGCAaaatgcttttgacccgtttgcttttCAAAACCCAATGTCACAAACACCAACCGAAGACGAAGAAGATGATGCCGATGAGGAGTTCGTGCCGGAAACACAAGAACATGAGTTACATGATATTGATGAAGATGTTGCGGATGATGAAGATGTTGCGGATGAACCGGAAAAAAAAGCAAAGGCCAAACGGGAAAATTGGTCGCCTAgacaagaagaggcgttggcaaaGGCTTTTGTTCATTGCACTTTGAATAAAAGAAAAGGCAATCAACAAAAGAAGGATAGCTTTTGGAAGAAAGTTCTAACCCACTTTAACGAAACGGTCGGCGGAAGTAATCGAACCCACCACCAAGTTCGATCAAAATGGGTGACGATGCAAACAAAAATTAACACATTCAACGGTCTATATCATCAAGCG GATCGTTTACGTCCTAGCGGGAGTGACGACGCATATGTAATGAAACAAGCGTTAAAGGATTACAAAAGCAAAGAAAATATTGACTTCGCTCATGTTGCGGCTTGGGAGGTTGTTAGAACTAGTGAAAAGTGGTCGCCGGTACCTTTGTTGAATGAAGAAAGCTCCGGTTCGGGTCTAAAAAGAAAGTCTTCGGATTCGGGAAATTATGCCCGAGGATCACCGAATGTCGAAATCTCAAGCGGTTTCACTATTCCCGACATAAACGAGGatccttcaccaccaccaccaagacGACAAACGAGAAAGGAGAAAAAGGACAAAGGGCCGTCTTCAAAAAACGAAGATCCAAGAGATATAACAAGCAAATTCGAAGAGTACAAGGCCATGAAAAAAGAGATAATGGAAATTAAACGTGCACGAGAAGAAAAATATATGACCTTGGCCGATGAGCAACGAGAGGCGTTGCGACAATCAATGTACGAGAAGGACTTTGAGTGGTATAATCGGCCTACCGACGACCTTAACCCGGCGATGTTGGAAGTCGCACTCGCTAGAAAACGGGAGATCGCAAAAAAATATGGATGGCCTtgtgatttttag